A portion of the Mesobacillus sp. AQ2 genome contains these proteins:
- a CDS encoding chemotaxis protein CheC, producing MTFLKSISDVHLDILKEVGNIGAGHAATALSTLMNKKIDMKVPSVRVVSFDEVMELAGGADNVVASVFLRIEGEAPGSMFFILPLPQAEKYIRQLTKNQTFTFTDEQDNELALSALQELGNILSGSYLSSLSDFTNLSLYPSVPALSIDMVGAVVSFGLLELSQVSDYAIVIDTALDEEDAKLPESVKGHFFLLPDPDSFHIIFSALGVKVDA from the coding sequence ATGACTTTTCTAAAAAGCATTTCGGACGTTCACCTGGATATTTTAAAAGAGGTCGGTAATATTGGAGCTGGACATGCTGCAACAGCCTTATCTACCTTAATGAATAAAAAGATTGATATGAAGGTGCCCAGTGTCAGAGTTGTGTCTTTCGATGAAGTGATGGAACTGGCAGGAGGAGCGGACAATGTTGTAGCGAGCGTGTTTCTCCGGATTGAGGGGGAGGCTCCGGGGAGTATGTTTTTTATCCTTCCTCTTCCTCAGGCAGAAAAATATATCCGCCAGCTGACAAAGAACCAGACATTCACATTCACCGATGAACAGGACAATGAGCTGGCGTTGTCGGCACTTCAAGAATTAGGCAATATTCTATCAGGTTCATATCTTTCTTCTTTGTCCGATTTTACTAATTTGAGCCTGTATCCATCTGTTCCTGCGCTTAGTATTGATATGGTGGGGGCAGTCGTCAGTTTTGGGCTGTTGGAGTTATCACAGGTAAGTGATTACGCAATTGTGATTGATACGGCACTGGATGAAGAAGATGCCAAGCTGCCAGAAAGTGTGAAAGGCCATTTCTTTTTGTTGCCTGATCCCGATTCATTCCATATCATTTTTTCTGCGCTGGGAGTAAAGGTGGATGCATAA
- a CDS encoding chemotaxis protein CheD has protein sequence MHKTAEIVKVGIADMNIVKVPDLIRTTGLGSCVGVVLYDQGAELAGMAHVMLPDSSLSRTEPLNKAKFADTAIKELLELMIQSGARQAGIKAKIAGGAQMFQFSGSSDMMRIGPRNVEAVLQELKEFRIPLMAHDVGGNSGRTIEFDPKTGLMQIRTVNKGNSEI, from the coding sequence ATGCATAAAACAGCAGAAATCGTTAAAGTGGGCATTGCCGATATGAATATTGTGAAAGTACCTGATTTGATCCGGACTACTGGACTGGGATCATGTGTTGGCGTAGTGCTGTATGATCAGGGTGCTGAATTGGCTGGCATGGCGCATGTTATGCTTCCCGATTCATCACTCTCCCGTACCGAACCGCTGAATAAGGCGAAATTCGCTGATACAGCAATCAAAGAACTTTTGGAGCTCATGATTCAATCAGGTGCAAGACAGGCAGGCATTAAAGCAAAGATTGCCGGGGGCGCACAAATGTTCCAATTTTCAGGCAGCAGTGACATGATGAGAATCGGACCAAGGAATGTAGAGGCAGTTTTACAGGAATTGAAAGAATTTCGTATCCCGCTTATGGCCCACGATGTCGGCGGCAATAGCGGCAGGACCATAGAATTCGACCCGAAGACCGGTTTAATGCAGATCAGGACTGTGAATAAAGGGAATAGTGAGATTTAG
- a CDS encoding FliA/WhiG family RNA polymerase sigma factor: MVRGSTSEEQITWDKWVQSRDPDAGNMLIKKYMPLVSYHVQRISVSLPKSVSRDDLRSLGMIGLYDALEKFDPNRDLKFDTYSSFRIRGAILDGLRKEDWLPRSTREKAKKIDAAIERLEQRHMRNATIEEIATELNMDETEIYTTINEHFFANVLSIDEHPNENDERDNQSFIIKDDKAEIPEDKLIKSELLDEVADKISKLNDKEQLVLSLFYKEELTLTEIGQVMNLSTSRISQIHSKAIFKLRKWLESA; this comes from the coding sequence ATGGTGCGAGGATCCACTTCGGAAGAACAGATTACATGGGATAAATGGGTACAATCCCGAGATCCGGATGCGGGGAATATGCTGATAAAAAAATATATGCCACTTGTTTCCTACCATGTGCAAAGAATCTCTGTGAGTCTTCCGAAGAGTGTTTCCAGGGATGATTTAAGAAGTTTAGGAATGATTGGATTATATGATGCTCTGGAAAAATTCGATCCAAACAGGGATCTGAAGTTTGATACATATTCTTCATTTCGGATTCGCGGGGCAATTTTGGACGGATTAAGAAAGGAAGACTGGCTCCCAAGAAGTACCCGGGAAAAAGCAAAGAAAATAGACGCAGCAATTGAGAGGCTCGAACAGCGCCACATGCGCAATGCGACCATCGAGGAAATCGCCACAGAATTGAATATGGATGAAACGGAGATATACACGACTATAAATGAACATTTTTTCGCGAATGTCCTCTCAATAGATGAGCATCCAAATGAAAATGATGAGCGTGATAACCAGTCATTCATAATCAAGGACGATAAGGCTGAAATTCCTGAGGACAAGCTGATAAAGTCTGAGCTGCTTGACGAAGTAGCTGATAAAATCTCTAAATTGAATGATAAAGAGCAGCTTGTATTAAGTTTGTTTTACAAAGAAGAATTAACGTTAACAGAAATCGGTCAAGTCATGAATTTATCTACCTCCAGAATTTCGCAGATTCATTCAAAGGCAATTTTTAAGCTAAGAAAATGGCTGGAGTCAGCCTGA
- a CDS encoding FapA family protein has translation MDVATDYLVRISKDRLSAELELNIQDQDFAISVRNLLGYLEKEQVVFGIKMDVLAQIAESPASVEYPVAIAVGMENVDGEDSYLRNELEQTSIEEQKVFHFRTIMHIPSVTKGQLLASVVPPVNGTPGKDVTGRIVPAKPGRPLKVKAGNNVVFEAGQFYAACDGQMSVTQKSISVNPVYEVRGDLDLRTGNLDFVGNIVIKGNVPSGYELKAGGDIIVDGLVEAANLQAGGNIVIKGGVAGAMKGRLTAGGNVFANYLNQANVKAGQDIIVKTSILHSKLTAAGNVDCQTGTIIGGTISAGRNISVKELGNELFTKTELAVGWDPLLEKTEQDTIASIETAKINIRKLTEIEVKLAEIGRHAGTLTNEQKQMIAKQRNTRLQVEKSLEELLADLEFLQLEKQDRLNSCLTVNDKVFPNTKVFFGKYAFLTNQIYKKVNFHLENSEISINPIVKLEPSLVRK, from the coding sequence ATGGATGTGGCGACGGATTATTTAGTGAGGATATCCAAAGATAGGCTTTCTGCAGAACTGGAACTCAATATCCAGGATCAGGATTTTGCTATATCTGTTCGAAATCTATTGGGTTACTTGGAGAAAGAGCAAGTCGTGTTCGGTATTAAAATGGATGTATTGGCGCAAATTGCCGAAAGTCCTGCTTCTGTTGAATATCCTGTGGCAATAGCGGTTGGAATGGAGAATGTGGATGGTGAAGATTCCTATCTGCGCAATGAACTAGAACAAACAAGCATTGAGGAACAGAAAGTCTTTCATTTCCGCACGATTATGCATATCCCTTCAGTAACGAAAGGTCAGCTGCTCGCAAGTGTGGTCCCTCCTGTCAATGGAACACCTGGAAAAGACGTGACCGGAAGAATCGTTCCTGCAAAGCCTGGCCGGCCGCTAAAGGTTAAAGCAGGGAATAATGTTGTGTTCGAAGCTGGACAATTCTATGCCGCATGCGATGGACAAATGAGTGTTACGCAGAAATCCATTTCCGTTAATCCTGTGTATGAGGTAAGAGGAGATCTTGATCTGAGAACAGGGAATTTGGATTTTGTAGGCAATATCGTCATAAAAGGCAATGTTCCCAGCGGCTATGAACTGAAAGCCGGCGGGGATATCATCGTAGATGGACTTGTTGAAGCAGCCAATCTCCAGGCTGGAGGAAATATTGTCATTAAAGGCGGAGTGGCCGGAGCCATGAAGGGCCGGCTGACTGCAGGCGGGAACGTGTTCGCCAATTACCTTAACCAGGCAAATGTAAAAGCTGGCCAGGATATCATTGTCAAGACATCCATTCTGCACAGCAAACTGACAGCTGCTGGAAATGTGGACTGCCAAACTGGAACCATCATCGGAGGCACTATTTCGGCTGGCCGAAATATTTCAGTCAAGGAATTGGGGAATGAGCTCTTTACTAAAACAGAATTAGCTGTGGGCTGGGACCCATTGTTGGAGAAAACTGAACAGGACACGATTGCTTCCATCGAAACAGCCAAAATCAATATCCGGAAACTGACAGAAATAGAAGTGAAGCTTGCTGAAATTGGCAGGCATGCAGGTACCTTAACGAACGAGCAGAAGCAAATGATAGCGAAACAGCGGAATACCAGGCTGCAAGTTGAAAAATCCCTTGAGGAACTGTTGGCCGATCTGGAGTTTTTACAGCTTGAAAAACAAGATCGATTGAATTCCTGCTTAACCGTAAATGATAAGGTATTTCCAAATACGAAAGTTTTTTTCGGGAAGTACGCTTTCCTGACAAACCAGATATATAAAAAGGTGAATTTCCATCTCGAAAATAGTGAGATTTCGATTAATCCGATTGTAAAACTCGAACCATCACTAGTTAGGAAGTGA
- the rpsB gene encoding 30S ribosomal protein S2: MSVISMKQLLEAGVHFGHQTRRWNPKMKKYIFTERNGIYIIDLQKTVKKVEEAYNYVKELAGNGGTVLFVGTKKQAQDSVKEEAARSGMYYVNQRWLGGTLTNFETIQKRISRLKNIERMSEDGTFEVLPKKEVVQLKKEQERLEKFLGGIKDMKTLPDALFIIDPRKERIAVAEARKLNIPIVGIVDTNCDPDEIDVVIPANDDAIRAVKLLTSKMADAIIEAKQGEETTETVEA; encoded by the coding sequence ATGTCAGTAATTTCTATGAAGCAACTGCTTGAAGCTGGTGTACACTTCGGTCACCAGACTCGCCGTTGGAACCCTAAGATGAAGAAATACATCTTCACTGAGCGTAACGGCATCTACATCATCGACCTTCAAAAGACTGTTAAGAAGGTTGAAGAAGCATACAACTACGTGAAAGAGCTAGCTGGTAACGGCGGTACTGTTCTTTTCGTAGGTACTAAGAAACAAGCTCAAGATTCTGTTAAAGAAGAAGCAGCTCGTTCTGGTATGTACTATGTGAACCAACGCTGGTTGGGCGGTACTTTAACAAACTTCGAAACAATCCAAAAGCGTATCTCTCGTCTTAAGAACATTGAAAGAATGTCTGAAGATGGAACTTTTGAAGTACTTCCAAAGAAAGAAGTAGTTCAATTGAAAAAAGAGCAAGAGCGCTTAGAAAAGTTCTTAGGCGGAATCAAGGATATGAAGACTCTTCCAGATGCTCTTTTCATCATTGACCCACGCAAAGAGCGCATCGCTGTTGCTGAAGCACGCAAATTGAACATTCCTATCGTTGGAATTGTTGATACAAACTGTGATCCAGACGAAATCGACGTAGTTATCCCTGCGAACGATGACGCGATCCGCGCTGTTAAATTGCTTACATCTAAAATGGCTGACGCTATTATCGAAGCTAAGCAAGGCGAAGAAACTACAGAAACTGTAGAAGCTTAA
- the tsf gene encoding translation elongation factor Ts codes for MAITAQMVKELREKTGAGMMDCKKALQETNGDMDQAIDFLREKGIAKAAKKADRIAAEGTTYILTEGNEAVILEVNSETDFVAKNEGFQVLVKEIAEHLLKNKPASVEEANAQTMENGDSVETTINNAIAKIGEKLSLRRFKVVTKTDNDAFGAYLHMGGRIGVLSVLEGTTDEAAAKDVSMHIAALNPKYVSRDEVSQEEVEHERQILTQQALNEGKPENIVAKMVEGRLSKYFEDVCVLDQAFVKNPDQKVRQFVESKGGTLREFTRYEVGEGIEKREDNFAEEVMNQVNKK; via the coding sequence ATGGCAATTACTGCACAAATGGTAAAAGAATTGCGCGAAAAAACTGGCGCAGGTATGATGGACTGCAAAAAGGCACTTCAGGAAACAAATGGTGATATGGACCAGGCTATCGATTTCCTTCGTGAAAAAGGTATCGCTAAAGCTGCAAAAAAAGCTGACCGTATCGCTGCGGAAGGTACAACTTACATCCTTACAGAAGGAAATGAAGCAGTCATCCTAGAAGTAAACTCTGAAACAGACTTCGTAGCAAAGAACGAAGGCTTCCAGGTTCTTGTTAAGGAAATCGCTGAGCACCTTCTTAAGAATAAGCCAGCATCTGTAGAAGAAGCTAATGCTCAAACTATGGAAAATGGCGATTCAGTAGAAACTACTATCAACAATGCAATTGCTAAAATTGGTGAGAAACTGTCACTTCGCCGCTTTAAAGTTGTAACTAAAACTGATAACGATGCATTCGGTGCTTACCTTCACATGGGCGGACGCATTGGCGTACTTTCAGTTCTTGAAGGAACTACTGACGAAGCAGCTGCTAAAGACGTTTCTATGCACATCGCTGCATTGAACCCTAAATATGTATCACGTGACGAAGTATCTCAAGAAGAAGTTGAGCATGAGCGTCAAATCCTTACTCAACAAGCTCTTAACGAAGGCAAGCCGGAAAACATCGTTGCTAAAATGGTTGAAGGCCGCCTAAGCAAATATTTCGAAGATGTTTGTGTTCTTGACCAGGCATTCGTTAAAAACCCTGACCAAAAAGTACGCCAGTTTGTTGAATCAAAAGGCGGAACACTTCGTGAGTTCACTCGTTATGAAGTAGGCGAAGGCATCGAAAAGCGTGAAGATAACTTTGCTGAAGAAGTAATGAATCAGGTAAACAAGAAATAA
- the pyrH gene encoding UMP kinase — MTSPKYKRVVLKLSGEALAGEQGFGINPSVIKNVADQVKEIAELDVEVAVVVGGGNIWRGKIGEEMGMDRATADYMGMLATVMNSLSLQDSLEQAGIETRVQTSIEMRQVAEPYIRRRAIRHLEKKRVVIFAAGTGNPYFSTDTTAALRAAEIEADVILMAKNNVDGVYSADPRVDKNATKYEELSYLDVLKEGLAVMDSTASSLCMDNDIPLIVFSIMEKGNIKRAVMGETIGTIVRGKN, encoded by the coding sequence ATGACCAGCCCTAAATACAAAAGAGTTGTTTTAAAGTTAAGTGGAGAAGCATTAGCCGGAGAACAAGGATTTGGCATCAATCCGTCGGTAATCAAAAATGTTGCAGACCAGGTAAAGGAGATTGCTGAACTGGATGTGGAAGTCGCTGTAGTAGTAGGCGGAGGAAATATCTGGAGAGGCAAGATCGGCGAAGAAATGGGAATGGACAGAGCGACGGCAGACTATATGGGCATGCTTGCTACCGTCATGAATTCCCTGTCATTGCAGGACAGTCTGGAACAAGCGGGAATCGAGACAAGGGTTCAAACTTCCATCGAAATGCGTCAGGTTGCAGAACCGTATATCAGAAGAAGGGCAATCAGACATCTCGAGAAGAAACGCGTTGTTATATTTGCTGCCGGAACAGGGAATCCGTACTTCTCGACGGATACTACTGCTGCACTCCGGGCTGCAGAAATCGAAGCAGATGTAATCCTTATGGCGAAAAATAACGTCGATGGTGTATACTCTGCTGATCCGCGCGTTGATAAGAATGCGACTAAATACGAAGAACTTTCTTATTTGGATGTGTTGAAGGAAGGTCTTGCTGTCATGGATTCAACTGCGTCATCCCTATGTATGGACAATGATATCCCGTTAATTGTATTCTCAATTATGGAAAAGGGGAATATTAAACGCGCAGTAATGGGTGAAACAATCGGAACAATCGTGAGGGGGAAAAACTAA
- the frr gene encoding ribosome recycling factor — MPKEAIANVKERMSKAIQAFTRELASIRAGRANASLLDRIQVDYYGAPTPVNQLAGISVPEARLLVIQPYDKSILGEIEKAILKSDLGLNPANDGSIIRIAIPQLTEERRKELAKLVKKEAEEAKIAVRNIRRDGNEDLKKLEKNGEITEDDLRGYSDDIQKLTDEHIAKIDQIAKDKEKEIMEV; from the coding sequence ATGCCAAAAGAAGCTATTGCTAATGTAAAAGAAAGAATGTCAAAAGCGATCCAAGCTTTTACACGCGAACTTGCCAGCATCCGTGCAGGGAGGGCAAATGCCTCTCTTTTAGACAGGATTCAGGTGGATTATTATGGTGCACCAACTCCGGTCAATCAGCTTGCGGGAATCTCTGTGCCGGAAGCACGTCTTCTGGTCATCCAGCCGTATGATAAGTCAATCCTTGGCGAAATTGAAAAGGCAATCCTAAAGTCTGATTTGGGGCTAAACCCAGCTAATGATGGATCCATCATCAGAATCGCGATTCCTCAGCTAACAGAAGAACGACGGAAAGAACTTGCGAAGCTCGTGAAAAAGGAAGCTGAAGAAGCAAAAATCGCTGTCCGCAACATCCGCCGTGATGGAAATGAAGATTTGAAGAAACTAGAGAAAAACGGAGAAATCACTGAAGATGACCTTCGTGGATACTCTGACGATATTCAAAAGCTTACTGATGAGCATATTGCCAAGATCGATCAGATTGCGAAAGACAAAGAAAAAGAAATCATGGAAGTTTAA
- a CDS encoding isoprenyl transferase, producing the protein MLNKMNPWKKEPSPSGFRDRILQIKEHQVPSHVAIIMDGNGRWAKKRALPRVAGHHEGMKVVRKITKLANEIGVKTLTVYAFSTENWKRPKMEVDFLMKLPEEFLGTFLPELIEENVRVEMIGYMDKLPEHTRKAVGKAMEDTKDNTGLVLNFALNYGSRAEILDGVKKIMIDIKNGKISEDDLTEEAFSSYLMTKDMNDPDLLIRTSGEIRLSNFMLWQLAYTEFWFTDVLWPDFNEEHLIEAIEAFQGRQRRFGGV; encoded by the coding sequence ATGTTAAATAAAATGAATCCGTGGAAGAAGGAGCCAAGTCCTTCCGGTTTCCGAGATCGTATACTTCAGATAAAAGAACATCAAGTCCCGTCCCATGTAGCCATTATCATGGATGGAAACGGACGCTGGGCCAAAAAACGTGCGTTGCCCCGTGTAGCTGGCCACCATGAAGGAATGAAGGTTGTCCGCAAAATAACAAAACTGGCCAATGAAATTGGAGTCAAAACTCTGACTGTATATGCTTTCTCTACAGAAAACTGGAAAAGGCCGAAAATGGAAGTTGATTTCCTGATGAAGCTGCCAGAAGAGTTCCTGGGTACCTTCCTTCCTGAATTGATTGAAGAAAATGTCCGTGTCGAAATGATTGGCTATATGGATAAGCTTCCAGAGCATACAAGAAAAGCGGTCGGGAAAGCGATGGAGGATACAAAGGATAATACAGGCCTTGTTCTGAATTTTGCCCTTAATTATGGTAGCAGGGCAGAAATTTTAGATGGTGTCAAAAAAATCATGATCGATATAAAAAATGGCAAGATTTCAGAAGATGATTTAACCGAAGAAGCCTTCTCTTCATATTTGATGACAAAGGACATGAATGATCCCGATTTATTGATCAGGACAAGCGGAGAAATCCGTTTGAGCAATTTCATGCTCTGGCAGCTTGCCTATACGGAGTTCTGGTTCACTGACGTACTTTGGCCCGACTTTAACGAAGAACATTTAATTGAAGCAATAGAAGCATTCCAGGGCCGTCAGCGGCGTTTTGGAGGAGTATAA
- a CDS encoding phosphatidate cytidylyltransferase, translating to MKQRIITAVIAAAIFLPIVIFGGWPFIAMVYLIASVALYEALKMKQLNLFSVPGILSLLLLWIFLIPSQYSGFLNEIDYTKLELFFLGVLLFLTYTVITKNRFTFEDVAFSIMSTLYVGLGFYFFIETREANLIYVFYSLFIIWATDSGAYFIGRAIGKHKLWPEISPNKTTEGFFGGVASALVVALLFSIFGDMDVSAIILLAATAFLSVFGQIGDLVESALKRHYNVKDSGNILPGHGGMLDRFDSLLFVWPLIHLIHLL from the coding sequence ATGAAGCAAAGAATCATTACAGCAGTCATAGCAGCAGCTATTTTTCTTCCAATCGTGATTTTCGGAGGCTGGCCATTCATCGCAATGGTATATTTAATAGCTTCCGTAGCCTTATATGAAGCGCTGAAAATGAAGCAGTTAAATCTTTTCTCAGTTCCGGGGATTCTATCTCTGCTCCTATTATGGATTTTCCTGATTCCCAGTCAGTACAGCGGCTTTTTAAATGAGATTGATTATACAAAATTGGAGCTTTTCTTCCTTGGAGTACTTTTGTTTTTGACATATACTGTCATCACTAAAAATCGCTTCACTTTTGAAGATGTTGCCTTTTCGATTATGTCGACTCTTTATGTTGGACTTGGTTTTTATTTCTTCATTGAAACACGGGAAGCAAACCTGATTTATGTATTTTATTCGCTTTTCATCATTTGGGCGACCGATTCAGGAGCGTATTTTATCGGAAGGGCAATTGGCAAACATAAGCTTTGGCCAGAAATCAGCCCGAACAAGACGACCGAGGGCTTTTTTGGCGGTGTAGCATCCGCGCTTGTCGTTGCGCTGCTGTTCAGCATATTCGGTGATATGGACGTATCGGCCATTATCCTATTGGCTGCGACTGCCTTCTTATCAGTTTTTGGACAAATAGGCGATCTTGTCGAGTCTGCTTTGAAACGTCATTATAATGTAAAGGACTCAGGCAACATCCTTCCTGGACATGGCGGCATGCTAGACAGGTTTGACAGTCTGCTGTTTGTCTGGCCATTAATCCACTTAATCCATCTGTTGTGA
- the dxr gene encoding 1-deoxy-D-xylulose-5-phosphate reductoisomerase, translating to MKRISLLGATGSIGIQTLEVIREHPEEFKLVSMSAGRNIELCGKIINEFQPELVSVQEKDDADRLKPEFPSVKIVHGLAGLEETAIFSKADVLVNAVLGSVGLKPTLEAIRSGKTIAIANKETLVTAGHIIMEEAKRHNVAILPVDSEHSAIFQALQGEKEKNIERLILTASGGSFRDKAREELHGVTKSDALNHPNWSMGAKITIDSATMMNKGLEVIEAHWLFSLPYDDISVLLHRESIIHSMVEFHDTSIIAQLGTPDMKVPIQYALTYPDRLPLVSGKRLNLAEIGRLHFKDMDFERFRCLKFAYDAGRAGGTMPAVMNAANEAAVAAFLEDKITFLQIEDLIEKAMEHHGIIETPDLETIQEVDRETRNFVNSLV from the coding sequence GTGAAAAGAATCAGCTTGTTGGGTGCGACAGGATCGATTGGGATCCAGACACTTGAAGTCATCAGGGAACATCCTGAGGAATTCAAACTTGTTTCAATGTCTGCTGGCCGGAACATAGAGCTTTGCGGCAAAATCATCAATGAATTTCAGCCAGAACTGGTTTCGGTACAGGAGAAGGATGATGCTGACCGTTTAAAGCCAGAATTTCCATCGGTCAAAATAGTACATGGACTGGCTGGTCTTGAAGAAACAGCGATTTTTAGCAAGGCTGATGTTCTTGTTAACGCTGTACTTGGCAGTGTAGGGTTAAAGCCGACACTCGAAGCAATTCGTTCAGGCAAAACCATCGCGATTGCAAATAAAGAAACACTTGTCACCGCAGGCCATATCATCATGGAAGAAGCAAAACGCCATAACGTGGCCATCCTTCCGGTCGACAGTGAACATTCCGCCATCTTCCAGGCTTTACAGGGAGAAAAAGAAAAGAATATTGAGCGTCTAATCCTTACAGCATCTGGAGGGAGCTTCAGGGACAAGGCAAGGGAAGAACTGCATGGTGTGACAAAATCAGATGCTTTGAACCACCCTAACTGGTCGATGGGAGCAAAAATAACGATTGATTCCGCGACAATGATGAACAAAGGTTTAGAGGTAATCGAAGCACACTGGCTATTTTCTCTTCCTTATGACGATATTTCGGTTCTGCTCCACAGGGAGAGTATCATCCATTCGATGGTTGAATTCCATGATACCAGTATCATCGCCCAGCTTGGGACGCCAGATATGAAAGTGCCGATTCAGTATGCTCTTACATACCCAGACAGGCTGCCGCTTGTGTCAGGAAAGAGGCTGAACCTGGCCGAAATAGGAAGGCTTCATTTCAAGGATATGGATTTTGAACGATTCCGCTGCCTGAAATTTGCTTATGATGCCGGGCGGGCAGGAGGTACGATGCCTGCAGTGATGAATGCGGCAAATGAAGCCGCGGTTGCCGCCTTTTTAGAGGACAAAATCACTTTCCTCCAAATTGAAGACTTAATAGAGAAAGCAATGGAACACCATGGCATCATTGAAACTCCAGACCTCGAAACAATCCAAGAGGTTGACAGAGAGACAAGAAACTTTGTAAATTCGCTAGTATAA
- the rseP gene encoding RIP metalloprotease RseP, whose amino-acid sequence MNTVIAFIVIFGALVFFHELGHLIFAKRAGILCREFAIGFGPKVFSHKKNETVYTIRLLPIGGFVRMAGEDPEMIEIKPGHRVGLLFNKNDEVQKIILTNKEKYPDARVIEVEKADIEHELFIKGYEEGEDDSLLTSFPVSKTAVLVENGVETQIAPFDRQFASKTLGQRTMAIFAGPMMNFILAMVIFIILALFQGIPSNEPVLGKLTPDGSALKAGLQEGDVVNSIEGSEVSSWQDVVEIIRKNPGNELDFSINREGQSMDVPVTPEVKDVEGEKIGLIGVYSPVEKSPLKSISYGVKETYFWTTEIFSMLGKLLTGQFSIDALSGPVGIYVSTDTVAKSGIFYLMKWAGILSINLGIMNLLPFPALDGGRLTFFAVEALRGKPIDKQKEGMVHFIGFALLMLLMLVVTWNDIQRFFL is encoded by the coding sequence TTGAATACAGTTATAGCCTTCATTGTTATTTTTGGCGCCCTCGTATTCTTCCATGAACTTGGGCATCTGATATTCGCCAAACGGGCTGGCATCCTTTGCCGGGAATTTGCGATTGGATTCGGTCCTAAAGTCTTCTCGCACAAGAAAAATGAAACGGTTTATACGATCCGTCTCCTCCCCATCGGCGGTTTTGTGAGAATGGCTGGCGAAGACCCTGAAATGATTGAAATCAAGCCAGGGCACAGAGTGGGTTTGCTTTTTAATAAGAATGATGAAGTTCAAAAAATCATCCTTACGAACAAGGAAAAGTATCCTGATGCAAGAGTCATCGAAGTTGAAAAAGCGGATATTGAACACGAGCTTTTTATTAAAGGTTACGAGGAAGGGGAGGACGACAGCCTTCTGACATCCTTTCCTGTCAGTAAAACAGCGGTACTTGTCGAAAACGGCGTAGAAACACAGATTGCGCCATTTGACAGGCAGTTCGCTTCTAAAACACTTGGCCAAAGAACAATGGCAATCTTCGCAGGACCGATGATGAATTTTATCTTGGCAATGGTGATTTTCATTATCCTTGCTTTGTTCCAGGGGATTCCATCGAATGAACCGGTACTTGGCAAGCTGACTCCTGATGGCAGTGCCCTTAAGGCGGGTCTTCAGGAAGGTGATGTAGTCAACAGCATTGAAGGCTCAGAAGTTTCAAGCTGGCAGGATGTTGTGGAAATCATCCGCAAAAACCCTGGAAATGAGCTTGATTTCTCGATTAACCGTGAAGGACAGAGCATGGATGTGCCAGTTACGCCTGAAGTGAAAGACGTAGAAGGTGAAAAAATCGGTTTGATTGGTGTTTATAGCCCTGTTGAAAAATCACCATTAAAATCGATCTCATACGGAGTCAAGGAAACGTATTTCTGGACAACTGAAATTTTCTCCATGCTGGGGAAACTCCTGACTGGCCAATTTTCGATTGACGCCTTGTCGGGCCCGGTAGGAATCTATGTGTCCACTGATACTGTAGCCAAGTCAGGGATTTTCTATTTAATGAAATGGGCTGGGATCCTGAGCATTAACCTTGGGATCATGAACTTGCTTCCATTCCCAGCTTTGGATGGCGGCAGGCTGACCTTTTTTGCAGTTGAAGCCCTTAGAGGAAAACCAATCGACAAGCAAAAAGAAGGAATGGTCCACTTCATTGGATTCGCGTTATTGATGCTTCTGATGCTAGTGGTCACATGGAACGATATTCAAAGGTTTTTCCTGTAA